A stretch of DNA from Enoplosus armatus isolate fEnoArm2 chromosome 15, fEnoArm2.hap1, whole genome shotgun sequence:
tgttgGTGCAGCTGGCCTTGCTGGAGCACTTTCACTCTCAGCCTCTCAGTGTGCTGTGCTGTAAGAAGAAGGAGGCTCTGCTTAATGTGATGCAGCTCAGTCACAGTGACTTGGAGAGGATCAGGCAGCTGCCATCGTTCAAGAGGTACGCACACACATCCAATTTAGTTTTCACATGTGCTTTGACTATCCACTCTCCGTTTCTAATTAAGAGTTAATCACTTGGCAGACAAAATATGAAAGTGTGTAAATATACCATTTAATTTGGCTGCAAGCAGTGAACCTGCAGGTAACTTAACTAAATCAAGTCTaacctgtgtgtttttcccagGTATGTAGAGAAGCAAGACGCTCAGGAACAAGAGAATCTGTTGACGGATGACACTCATTTAAAGGTACATTCTTAGTTTTATCTCTACACCTGAGGAATTAGCCAATAATGAATGCACATACCTGGACAGAATCTAATGCTTTAggtttgttctctgtttttaGGAGGTGTGTCAGAAGCTGATTAAGGACCTTCGCAAATACCACAAGAACTATTATCCGGTCCTGAGATGTCTCCACACTCTGACCTCATTATTACCTCGATACCCTCTTGGAAAACAGGTAAGAAATGACTGCTTTATAAGTGGactaaacaacattttgaaaacacattctTTTAGCGTTGAGGTAATGGTGTCAGGTTTTATTGGGCTTGACGTATGAATTATCTGTGTGTTACAGATCAGAGAGCTCCATTTAATATGTCTGGAGAAGAATGTATGGGAGAATGAGGAGTATCAGTCAGCCATGAAGCTTCTGAAGTAAGTCTGGATATTTAACCCGTGTGTCAACAAATGGACAACATCATCAGTCttgaaatatgtaaatgacaGAAACTGTAGGCAGTTTGAACATACTCATAAATCCCTCCAGTTTTGATGTGTTGTCATAGTCATGTCTCATTTGTAGTACATAAAATAATTCTTCCAACATTATTTACACATATGGCCACCAGATGGCAACATATTCAGTGATATTTGGAGGATTATTGCTCCCTCTGGAGGTTAAATAGacattaatatacagtaaaataatattGTTTACACTGGTATTATTGTGCAGGAGCTCCTCTGAACAAAGCAGACTTTAGTCCAACAACAACTCCGTCTGAAGTTAGCCCCGTGGGCTGCTGCTGTACCATTCAGTTGCAAACCTCCTGTGGTTTCCCTCCAGGATGCTGGCTAAAGACGAGCTGATCGCTTTGCTACAGAGGTGTGCGGAGATACTGCAGCCTGTCAAGTCAAAGAAGATGAAGAATGCTCTTGTCCAGCTGCAAGACCTGCTCATCAAATTCAAGCAGTTGGACAGTAAGTAGTATAAATGAGGTAAAGCACCCAAATGACATTATTCTCTGTTTATAGAATCTTACTTTCTCTCATTTTGCATTCACACTTTTACTGCTCTAGGTGGAATAGGCAGTGGACATGTAATGCGCACACAGCACCCCTTGAAATTCTTGTCTTTCGTCTTGCTCTTAACAGCAGTAGCTGCTGAAACTTCCCCCTGTGTGGAAGACACCATCACCTCTCCAGTGAAAAACCTTCAGAAGAAAACAGATCTGTTCCAGTTGCAGAAGGTCTTTGGTGGTTTTATGAAGAATGTTATCCTCACAGCATTCTCCACCTTGCTGATGTGTTGTAATACTTTGATTCATAAATTGTCTGGTCATTCTCACATATTCTAGACGCTGCTGGAGATGAACGAGTCCCGGAGATCCAAGAAACTGAGTCCGTTTGAGGTTCTACGAAATGACGGTCTTGAGTTTATCGACAGCTTAGTGAAGTGAGACATATTGCCTTTTTGCTCTACTGTGACAGCATGGAGTTTTATACAATTAAATTGCATAAATATGGTAGAAACCTTTCTTCAGCTAACATCTCTCTCCAATCCAGGAGTCACCTGCCTCCCCCGGAGTCTCAGACACTGAATGAAGTTTGCTACTACAGTTCTTCTGCCTCTGTGAGACGCCACCTCAATGCAACACCTCGCACCTCCATTCAGGCTGCGCTCAGCAGTCCCTACTATTATCTTCGGGTATGTCTGCTAAGTGTGTAACCATCTCAACATGAGATGAAACTGGAAGTATATATGTGTAGTGATGTTTAAGCAATGCTATTATCTAATTTTGTTTGGAAAAACGTGAGAGATGAGACCTCTTCCCTCTGTGACTCTTCTTGTAGAACGACGGCCTAAAGACTGAGGATGGGACTGTCTCTAATGCTGCTCCTGATATCTGCATTGCGTACAAACTACATCTGGAGTGCGGCAGGCTGATTAACCTCTATGACTGGCTGGAAGTGAGTTTATATACTGAATGATTTGATATGTGGCTAATTCAACTACATCAACCAAAGTCGAGGTAACGATGATGTTTATACAGCGTTCCAACAATGACGGCACCTTTCAACTTTGCCCTTCAAACTGTGATGGTTggaagtttgtttttcattctttagaGGAGGCTTTATTGATTTTGAGGATCAATGTGTCACGTTATTGATCTGAAAATCAAATATTGGGAGTGGACTGGATACTGACAGGATTGAcaacctgtgtttgttttcaggccTATGCCACAGTGGTTTCTGCTGCTGAGGGCAACAAACCAGAATCTGACACTTTCGGGAAAGTGGAGGAAGTCAAACAGTATCCTTCCGAACTTTATCTCTACATGTTGTTCCCATCACGCTAGTCCACCATTTTTATACTTGCTTAATGTTGTGATGAAGTTTTGAAAACAGACACTAAGTGTTTGCTCTAACTGTGAATGTGAAGTTTGCAGACAGGTGAGGTGGTGGTGTTAATATAATTGCTTTTGAGAAAAATTATGTTCCTTAGCCTGTTCTCTAGTGCTCGTTTCATCCAAGCTGTGTCCGAGCTGGAATTTCTGGGCTTCATCAAGTCCACCAAGCAGAAGACTGACCATGTGGCTCGACTCACCTGGGGAGGCTGCTGACCCAACGGTCAaaaagaaaccacacacacacttctttatGTACATCTGTGGCTGCTGTCTCCCTTC
This window harbors:
- the orc3 gene encoding origin recognition complex subunit 3 isoform X2; its protein translation is MSTSSVSKGCFVFKPSAKKKKTLSLEEHFTHGCEGAENSEIRFKLCQELWDKIKANTEDLQDELNRKILDSLLDFTRKCSSTRQLCDWASQMRASEIPTAALVLGVNVPDHDMTFQSLSELLQQSVSPHVASVQAKECGALKHLMKRVLERLMGTAVTVDDEEEEEAEHTSTQLHKSVHCCLSTLCDWYSTKTKKSNSGTPGKKRSSPVKDDPQQPPVVIIFKDLEAFNPRVLQDFILICSRYIERLPLMFIFGIATSPSTIQHMLPHSVSSLLCIELFQSLSCTQHLATVIDKLILTPHFPFKLNGKVMQVLISIFLYHDFSVRNFIKGVQLALLEHFHSQPLSVLCCKKKEALLNVMQLSHSDLERIRQLPSFKRYVEKQDAQEQENLLTDDTHLKEVCQKLIKDLRKYHKNYYPVLRCLHTLTSLLPRYPLGKQIRELHLICLEKNVWENEEYQSAMKLLKMLAKDELIALLQRCAEILQPVKSKKMKNALVQLQDLLIKFKQLDIAAETSPCVEDTITSPVKNLQKKTDLFQLQKTLLEMNESRRSKKLSPFEVLRNDGLEFIDSLVKSHLPPPESQTLNEVCYYSSSASVRRHLNATPRTSIQAALSSPYYYLRNDGLKTEDGTVSNAAPDICIAYKLHLECGRLINLYDWLEAYATVVSAAEGNKPESDTFGKVEEVKHARFIQAVSELEFLGFIKSTKQKTDHVARLTWGGC
- the orc3 gene encoding origin recognition complex subunit 3 isoform X1 codes for the protein MSTSSVSKGCFVFKPSAKKKKTLSLEEHFTHGCEGAENSEIRFKLCQELWDKIKANTEDLQDELNRKILDSLLDFTRKCSSTRQLCDWASQMRASEIPTAALVLGVNVPDHDMTFQSLSELLQQSVSPHVASVQAKECGALKHLMKRVLERLMGTAVTVDDEEEEEAEHTSTQLHKSVHCCLSTLCDWYSTKTKKSNSGTPGKKRSSPVKDDPQQPPVVIIFKDLEAFNPRVLQDFILICSRYIERLPLMFIFGIATSPSTIQHMLPHSVSSLLCIELFQSLSCTQHLATVIDKLILTPHFPFKLNGKVMQVLISIFLYHDFSVRNFIKGVQLALLEHFHSQPLSVLCCKKKEALLNVMQLSHSDLERIRQLPSFKRYVEKQDAQEQENLLTDDTHLKEVCQKLIKDLRKYHKNYYPVLRCLHTLTSLLPRYPLGKQIRELHLICLEKNVWENEEYQSAMKLLKMLAKDELIALLQRCAEILQPVKSKKMKNALVQLQDLLIKFKQLDTVAAETSPCVEDTITSPVKNLQKKTDLFQLQKTLLEMNESRRSKKLSPFEVLRNDGLEFIDSLVKSHLPPPESQTLNEVCYYSSSASVRRHLNATPRTSIQAALSSPYYYLRNDGLKTEDGTVSNAAPDICIAYKLHLECGRLINLYDWLEAYATVVSAAEGNKPESDTFGKVEEVKHARFIQAVSELEFLGFIKSTKQKTDHVARLTWGGC